Proteins from one Ignavibacteriales bacterium genomic window:
- a CDS encoding M14 family metallopeptidase, producing the protein MRKLLSVLLLVSFSFVIGQNLKSPEEFLGFKVGADYKIADYAMITKYFKHLFENSDKILYQVIGKTTLGKEMFMAIISSPENLKLIDKYKKIIQQLSDPRKINDADAIQLTKDGKVVVLVTCNIHSTEIASSQMSMEFAYTLASGTAPEKSNKALNDVIFIIMPSINPDGTTMVVDWYNKYLNTEYDGASLPFLYHPYAGHDDNRDWFMFNLKETQNVVKVAFQEWFPQIWLDEHQMGSNGARLFVVPYKDPINPNVNPLIWRWQKILGGMSALDLEKKKYTGVIDQALYDAYWEGATENSLWHNQIGMLSEMASCNVASPIFIDSSEVKATQEITTYDIRTNYPSPWRGGWWRLLDIVDYELGLTYSLLETSAMFKEDLLKTYYTMCKDAIEKGKEGNPYAYIIPRDQKDPVTTSLMIEKLQMGGVEVQFSEKEFKVGNTIYPANSYLIFLAQPNGRYVKDLFEEQTYPDLRRTRNETPLRPYDVAGWTLPYQMGVKFFTVNDPVQIDAKIINGPLYQSAIIPSEGNYFVSPAGLNANSTFINRLQKENIEVYWNNEKIKSGSNEFDDGSVFVPVNDKSTKAVKELANELHLKLISTDITDKSKLKELKKVRVGLYKSYSASMDEGWTRLLLENYQFEFSSIVNKDFKNKKLKDNFDVIIFPDMSGDIIKTGKPSGDNARFSRPKPPEYEGGIEKEGVENLKTFIEKDGGYVLTLGQACNFAIEDLGLKVTNVLRNVKSDDFYCPGSLIRISVDNTNPIGYGMDRESIGYLSDNMAFTTSTPFGPFDRSVIARYPASNLLKSGFLLGEDYLFKRNAVVDVKQKNGHVILFGFKVQNRHQTFGTFKLLFNAIHLAGMQQ; encoded by the coding sequence ATGCGAAAGCTGTTATCAGTTTTGTTACTTGTTTCTTTCTCGTTTGTAATCGGACAGAATTTAAAATCACCAGAAGAATTTCTTGGATTCAAAGTTGGCGCTGATTATAAAATTGCTGACTATGCAATGATCACAAAATATTTTAAGCACCTTTTCGAAAACTCCGATAAAATTCTTTATCAAGTTATCGGTAAGACAACTCTCGGTAAAGAAATGTTCATGGCTATAATCAGTTCGCCCGAGAATTTAAAGTTAATTGATAAATACAAAAAAATAATTCAACAACTTTCCGATCCTCGCAAAATAAATGATGCTGATGCTATACAGTTAACCAAAGACGGAAAAGTTGTAGTACTAGTTACTTGCAACATCCACTCTACGGAGATTGCTTCATCACAAATGTCTATGGAATTTGCATACACACTTGCAAGCGGAACGGCTCCGGAAAAATCCAATAAAGCTCTTAACGATGTTATCTTTATCATAATGCCTTCAATAAATCCCGATGGTACTACGATGGTTGTTGATTGGTATAACAAATATTTAAATACCGAATATGACGGAGCTTCATTACCATTCTTATATCATCCTTATGCCGGGCATGATGACAACCGCGATTGGTTTATGTTCAATCTAAAAGAAACACAAAATGTTGTTAAGGTTGCATTTCAAGAATGGTTTCCGCAGATCTGGCTAGATGAACATCAAATGGGCAGTAATGGTGCAAGACTTTTTGTAGTACCTTATAAAGATCCGATAAATCCAAATGTGAATCCGCTTATTTGGAGATGGCAAAAAATTCTTGGCGGAATGTCTGCACTTGATCTAGAAAAGAAAAAATATACCGGCGTGATAGATCAAGCTTTATATGATGCATACTGGGAAGGTGCAACTGAGAATTCTTTGTGGCATAATCAAATCGGAATGCTATCAGAAATGGCAAGCTGTAATGTTGCAAGTCCAATCTTTATTGATTCATCCGAAGTAAAAGCAACTCAAGAAATTACAACTTATGATATTCGAACAAATTATCCTTCGCCATGGCGCGGCGGCTGGTGGCGGCTGCTTGATATCGTTGATTATGAACTTGGTCTTACTTACAGTTTGCTTGAAACATCTGCTATGTTCAAGGAAGATTTACTAAAAACTTATTATACAATGTGTAAAGATGCAATTGAAAAAGGAAAAGAAGGAAATCCTTATGCGTATATAATTCCAAGAGATCAAAAAGATCCCGTTACCACTTCGTTGATGATCGAAAAACTTCAAATGGGAGGTGTTGAAGTTCAATTTTCTGAAAAGGAATTTAAAGTTGGTAACACAATCTATCCGGCAAACAGTTATTTAATATTTTTAGCACAACCGAATGGAAGATATGTTAAAGATCTCTTCGAAGAACAAACTTATCCCGATCTTAGAAGAACAAGAAACGAAACCCCGTTGCGTCCCTATGATGTTGCCGGCTGGACGCTTCCATATCAAATGGGTGTAAAGTTTTTTACAGTTAATGATCCAGTTCAAATTGATGCGAAAATTATAAATGGTCCTCTATATCAATCAGCAATAATACCTTCGGAGGGGAATTACTTTGTCTCTCCAGCAGGATTAAATGCAAATTCGACTTTTATTAACAGACTTCAAAAAGAAAATATTGAAGTCTATTGGAATAACGAAAAAATCAAGAGCGGTTCAAACGAGTTTGATGACGGATCTGTTTTTGTTCCTGTAAATGATAAATCAACAAAAGCAGTTAAAGAATTAGCAAATGAACTTCACTTAAAACTAATTTCTACAGATATAACTGATAAATCAAAATTAAAAGAATTAAAAAAAGTTCGCGTAGGATTGTATAAATCTTATTCTGCAAGTATGGATGAAGGATGGACAAGATTACTTTTGGAAAATTATCAGTTTGAATTTTCATCTATCGTGAACAAAGATTTCAAGAATAAAAAACTAAAAGATAATTTTGATGTTATCATATTTCCCGATATGTCCGGAGACATAATTAAAACCGGAAAACCAAGTGGTGACAATGCACGTTTCTCCAGACCAAAACCGCCGGAATATGAAGGAGGAATTGAAAAAGAGGGAGTTGAAAATCTAAAAACATTTATTGAAAAAGACGGCGGTTATGTATTAACTCTTGGACAGGCGTGTAATTTTGCAATTGAAGACTTGGGTCTGAAAGTAACTAATGTTTTAAGAAATGTTAAGAGCGATGATTTTTATTGTCCCGGTTCTTTAATTAGAATTAGTGTTGATAATACAAACCCAATTGGTTACGGAATGGATAGAGAGTCAATCGGTTATTTAAGTGATAATATGGCTTTTACAACATCAACACCGTTCGGACCTTTTGATCGGAGCGTTATAGCAAGGTATCCAGCAAGTAATTTATTAAAGTCTGGATTTTTGTTAGGCGAAGATTATCTATTCAAACGAAATGCAGTAGTTGATGTTAAACAAAAAAATGGCCATGTAATTTTATTTGGTTTCAAAGTTCAGAATCGTCATCAAACATTCGGGACATTTAAACTACTCTTCAACGCAATTCACTTAGCAGGTATGCAGCAATAA
- a CDS encoding succinate dehydrogenase cytochrome b subunit, producing MGWVWKSLNSSIGKKLVMAITGVTLMLFLIVHLAGNMSLYGGKDAFNNYVGLLERIKPFIRVIEIILASIFIFHIFNGTRLWIENKQARPQGYSVNGSRKNTTVFSRTAFITGSIIFIFLVIHLQTIWYKFNYSGSELDLYTITTEWLQVWWYAALYFIAVLLLGFHLNHGFQSAFQTFGWNHKKYFPLIERIGTIYVVIITIGFASIPIYFLFFFGGK from the coding sequence ATGGGCTGGGTCTGGAAAAGCTTGAATTCATCCATTGGTAAAAAATTGGTGATGGCAATTACCGGTGTGACTCTTATGCTTTTTTTAATCGTTCATCTCGCCGGAAACATGAGTTTGTACGGCGGTAAAGATGCGTTCAACAATTATGTGGGACTACTCGAGCGTATTAAACCATTTATTCGAGTTATCGAAATTATTCTCGCTTCAATTTTTATTTTCCACATTTTTAATGGTACGCGTCTATGGATTGAAAATAAGCAGGCAAGACCGCAAGGATATTCCGTCAATGGATCACGAAAGAACACAACTGTTTTTTCACGCACTGCTTTCATAACCGGAAGCATCATATTTATCTTTTTAGTAATTCATCTGCAAACAATTTGGTATAAGTTCAATTACTCAGGTAGTGAGTTGGATCTTTATACCATTACAACCGAATGGCTGCAAGTCTGGTGGTATGCTGCTCTCTATTTCATTGCAGTATTACTTTTGGGATTTCATCTTAATCACGGTTTCCAAAGTGCGTTTCAAACTTTCGGATGGAATCATAAAAAATATTTTCCATTGATCGAAAGAATTGGAACTATCTACGTAGTGATTATAACGATCGGTTTTGCTTCGATTCCAATTTACTTTTTATTTTTCTTCGGAGGTAAGTGA
- the obgE gene encoding GTPase ObgE: MFIDYAKIYIKAGNGGDGAVAFRREKYVPKGGPAGGNGGTGGSVIFLADRNFTTLLDFQYKRKYIADDGDPGGSSLKDGKSGQDIIIKIPVGTLIKDAETNELIFDLDKDQKEFVAVKGGKGGKGNSNFATPTNQTPRFAEPGKPGEEKNIELELKLIADVGLVGFPNSGKSTLISVISEAKPKIADYPFTTLEPNLGIVRYKNYQSITVADIPGIIEGAHLGKGLGLKFLRHIERTKILLIMIDITSEDYVKDYKTLLGELEKYSKVLSKKKKLVALTKSDLIEPKELKKIKDKKIPGYKGEILIFSSATKEGIDNMLDVLWKELND; the protein is encoded by the coding sequence ATGTTTATAGACTACGCAAAAATTTATATAAAAGCCGGTAATGGCGGCGATGGTGCAGTGGCTTTCCGCAGAGAAAAATATGTTCCCAAAGGCGGTCCGGCAGGAGGAAACGGCGGCACCGGTGGAAGTGTAATATTCCTTGCCGATCGAAATTTTACAACTCTTTTAGATTTCCAATATAAAAGAAAATATATCGCTGATGATGGAGACCCGGGCGGATCTTCACTAAAAGATGGAAAGAGTGGCCAGGATATTATTATAAAAATTCCGGTTGGAACTCTGATAAAAGACGCCGAAACAAATGAACTAATTTTTGATTTGGATAAAGATCAAAAAGAATTTGTTGCAGTAAAAGGAGGCAAAGGCGGTAAAGGGAACAGTAACTTTGCTACTCCGACAAATCAAACTCCGCGTTTTGCAGAACCTGGAAAACCCGGCGAAGAAAAAAATATTGAATTGGAATTAAAATTAATTGCCGATGTCGGTCTTGTTGGATTTCCTAATTCCGGCAAATCTACTTTGATCTCTGTGATCTCGGAAGCTAAACCAAAAATTGCAGATTATCCTTTCACCACGCTTGAACCTAATTTAGGAATTGTCCGTTATAAAAATTATCAGAGTATAACAGTTGCAGATATTCCCGGAATTATTGAAGGCGCACATCTTGGTAAAGGACTGGGATTAAAATTCCTCAGACACATCGAAAGGACAAAAATCCTTTTGATAATGATTGATATTACTTCTGAAGATTATGTTAAAGATTATAAAACACTTCTTGGAGAACTTGAGAAGTATTCAAAAGTGTTAAGTAAAAAGAAAAAACTTGTAGCATTAACTAAATCCGATTTAATCGAACCAAAGGAACTAAAAAAAATCAAAGACAAAAAGATACCCGGTTATAAAGGAGAAATATTAATTTTTTCTTCCGCAACAAAAGAAGGAATTGATAATATGCTCGATGTACTGTGGAAGGAATTGAACGATTAA
- a CDS encoding fumarate reductase/succinate dehydrogenase flavoprotein subunit, with protein MIKLDAKVPAGKLEEKWTNHKFNMKLVNPANKRKYDVIVVGTGLAGASAAASLGELGYNVKAFTFHDSARRAHSIAAQGGINAAKNYQNDGDSVYRLFFDTIKGGDFRSRESNVYRLAEVSNNIIDQCVAQGVPFAREYGGLLDNRSFGGALVSRTFYAKGQTGQQLLLGAYTAMNRQVKTGKVKLYTRREMLDVVVVDGIAKGIVVRNLLTGEIEKHSAHAVILATGGYMNAYFLSTNAMNCNTTAIWRAHKRGAAFANPCYTQIHPTCLPVHGENQSKLTLMSESLRNDGRIWVSKLKNDMRKPNDIPEEERDYYLERKYPTYGNLSPRDISSRAAKEAFDDGRGAQGKEAVYLDFKDAINRLGKNVIEERYGNLCEMYQTITGENPYETPMKIYPAPHYAMGGLWVDYNLMSSIPGLFVAGEANFSDHGANRLGASALMQGLADGYFVIPYTIGNYLAGDKPSLVKADHAEFNKVQKEVEDMTTKLLSIKGKRTVDDIHKQLGRIMWNKVGMGRNKKGLKEAMVEIKALRQEFWKDVNVVGDSKDVNQCLERGARVADYLELGELIALDALTRNESCGGHFREEYQTKEGEALRNDENYAFVSAWEFKDVGKWELNKEPLEFTSVKLATRSYK; from the coding sequence ATGATAAAATTAGATGCGAAAGTACCTGCGGGTAAATTAGAAGAGAAGTGGACGAACCACAAATTCAATATGAAACTTGTTAACCCTGCAAACAAACGTAAGTACGATGTAATTGTTGTTGGGACAGGATTAGCCGGTGCATCAGCGGCTGCATCGTTAGGTGAACTTGGTTATAATGTTAAGGCATTCACTTTTCATGATAGTGCAAGACGTGCTCACAGCATTGCAGCACAAGGCGGAATCAATGCAGCAAAAAATTATCAGAATGACGGCGATTCGGTTTACAGATTATTTTTCGATACCATAAAAGGCGGTGACTTCCGCTCGCGAGAATCAAATGTTTACCGTCTTGCTGAAGTAAGCAATAATATTATTGATCAATGTGTTGCTCAAGGAGTTCCGTTTGCACGTGAGTACGGCGGATTGCTTGATAACAGATCTTTCGGCGGTGCTCTTGTATCAAGAACTTTTTATGCGAAAGGACAAACCGGGCAGCAGCTTCTTCTTGGAGCTTACACTGCAATGAATAGACAAGTCAAAACAGGAAAAGTAAAACTTTATACACGCAGGGAAATGCTTGATGTTGTTGTTGTTGACGGAATTGCAAAAGGAATTGTAGTCAGAAATTTGTTAACAGGAGAAATTGAAAAACATTCTGCTCACGCAGTTATTCTTGCAACGGGCGGATACATGAACGCTTATTTCCTTTCTACAAATGCCATGAATTGTAACACAACAGCTATTTGGCGTGCACACAAACGCGGAGCCGCATTTGCAAATCCGTGCTATACACAAATTCATCCAACATGTTTACCTGTTCACGGAGAGAATCAATCGAAGCTAACTTTAATGAGCGAAAGTTTACGAAATGACGGACGCATTTGGGTTTCCAAATTAAAGAATGATATGAGGAAACCGAATGACATTCCTGAAGAAGAACGCGATTACTATCTCGAAAGAAAATATCCAACTTATGGTAATTTAAGTCCGCGTGATATTTCATCACGTGCCGCAAAAGAAGCATTTGATGACGGACGGGGTGCACAAGGAAAAGAAGCAGTGTATCTCGACTTTAAGGATGCAATAAACCGTCTTGGCAAAAATGTAATTGAAGAACGTTACGGAAATTTGTGTGAAATGTATCAAACGATTACCGGAGAAAATCCTTATGAAACACCAATGAAAATTTATCCTGCACCGCATTATGCAATGGGTGGTTTATGGGTTGATTACAATTTGATGAGTTCAATTCCCGGATTATTTGTAGCCGGTGAAGCAAACTTTTCAGATCACGGTGCAAACCGCCTGGGTGCAAGTGCTCTTATGCAAGGATTAGCCGATGGTTACTTTGTTATTCCTTACACAATCGGAAATTATCTTGCTGGGGATAAACCTTCTTTAGTTAAAGCTGATCATGCAGAATTTAACAAAGTTCAAAAAGAAGTTGAAGATATGACTACAAAACTTCTTTCAATCAAAGGAAAAAGAACCGTTGATGATATACATAAACAACTCGGCAGAATTATGTGGAATAAAGTTGGAATGGGTAGGAATAAAAAAGGATTGAAAGAAGCGATGGTTGAGATAAAAGCTTTAAGACAAGAATTTTGGAAAGATGTAAATGTTGTCGGTGATTCGAAAGATGTTAATCAATGTCTGGAACGCGGTGCAAGAGTTGCAGATTATCTTGAGCTTGGAGAATTAATAGCTCTTGATGCACTAACTCGCAACGAATCATGCGGAGGACATTTTAGAGAAGAATATCAGACTAAAGAAGGCGAAGCTTTAAGAAATGATGAAAATTATGCTTTTGTTTCGGCTTGGGAATTTAAGGATGTTGGTAAATGGGAATTGAACAAAGAACCTCTTGAATTCACTTCTGTTAAATTAGCTACAAGGAGTTATAAATAA
- a CDS encoding succinate dehydrogenase/fumarate reductase iron-sulfur subunit, whose protein sequence is MEHKKINLTLKIWRQHGPKTPGSFVEYKVAVSPDSSFLEMLDDINNDLESKNLEPIAFESDCREGICGTCGLVINGQPHGPIPRIATCQLHMRNFNEGDKIYIEPFRAKAFPIIKDLMTDRSAMDRIMEAGGFISVNTGSVPDGNAIPIAKEIASEAMDAASCIGCGACVAACKNASAMLFVSAKVSQFALLPQGMPERYQRVETMVKVMDEYGFGSCSNTYACEAECPKGISVKNIARMNREYFMAKVKSQNVDI, encoded by the coding sequence ATGGAACATAAAAAAATAAATCTAACTCTTAAGATTTGGCGCCAGCACGGTCCTAAAACACCCGGCAGTTTTGTTGAATATAAAGTTGCTGTTTCACCGGATTCATCCTTCTTAGAAATGCTGGATGATATTAATAATGATCTCGAAAGTAAAAATCTGGAACCGATTGCTTTTGAAAGCGATTGTCGCGAAGGAATTTGCGGAACTTGCGGATTAGTAATCAACGGACAACCGCACGGACCAATTCCAAGAATTGCAACTTGCCAATTGCATATGAGAAATTTCAACGAAGGCGATAAAATTTATATTGAACCATTCCGCGCAAAAGCATTTCCTATCATCAAAGATTTAATGACAGACCGTTCCGCAATGGATAGAATTATGGAAGCCGGCGGATTTATTTCTGTAAATACCGGAAGTGTTCCGGATGGAAATGCAATTCCGATCGCGAAAGAAATTGCATCCGAAGCAATGGATGCAGCTTCATGTATCGGATGCGGTGCGTGTGTTGCAGCTTGTAAAAATGCATCGGCAATGTTATTTGTAAGTGCAAAAGTTTCACAATTTGCGTTGCTGCCTCAAGGGATGCCGGAGCGTTATCAGCGTGTAGAAACAATGGTAAAAGTGATGGATGAATACGGATTCGGAAGCTGCTCAAACACTTATGCATGTGAAGCAGAATGCCCGAAAGGAATTTCCGTTAAGAACATTGCGCGTATGAACCGGGAATATTTTATGGCGAAGGTTAAATCTCAAAATGTTGATATTTGA
- the rpsU gene encoding 30S ribosomal protein S21, translating to MVGITVAENENIDKALKRFKKKYERSGVLKEFKKRAFFVKPSVEKRMEGIKAKRRASRDQAMRDRKSS from the coding sequence TTGGTTGGAATTACCGTTGCAGAGAACGAGAATATTGACAAAGCGTTAAAGCGTTTTAAGAAAAAATATGAGCGTTCAGGTGTTCTAAAAGAATTCAAGAAGAGAGCTTTCTTTGTTAAACCGTCCGTTGAAAAAAGAATGGAAGGAATTAAAGCAAAGCGGAGAGCTTCAAGAGATCAAGCTATGCGCGATAGAAAATCGTCATAA
- a CDS encoding TonB-dependent receptor, protein MKYLHSFLLIFFLFQIFISAQQSDSVKTTLSEIVVTANKTETPYYALGSSVSIITSEEISRQNLRTVVDVLREMPGLTVTQQGGPGKLAYVYIRGSNSNHTLVIIDGVKMNDASSPNNAFDFSTLNTNDVERIEIVRGPQSTLYGSEAIAGVINIITKRGTDKPQFNFSEEGGSNNYYRGNLSAQGKYGILSYAVTATRNGSDGVSASDARFGNTEKDGYTNNSIYSRLGLDLSSTAKLDMIYKFTKMETALDQNEKFGDDPNFNFNIEEQLFKSGLNLSFFEGRWQQQINASLVKRFSHSLDLVDQAHPNLSSDGFNKADRVKFDWQNNLRFIENNLVTFGIETENEKTNSSYVSTSDWGPFESIFPEQSIRTTGVYLQDQFSYENSLFISAGVRLDNNQKFGSVATYRIAPAYYFNSTNTKLKMSFGTGFKAPSLFYLFDPVFGNPDLQPEKSIGWDAGFEQYFSQGKFSIALTYFNLKLENMFGFDANFRTVNIAKASSQGFEVVASVFNLNNFSANANYTFTKTKDEYELSADYGKALLRRPKHQASFNINYKLNANMNWNMQFLHVGEREDKDFSTFPTERVVIPDYTLVNLSVLYKLFSYLELTGKIENLFDKQYEEVLYYGTLGRSFYVGLNLNL, encoded by the coding sequence ATGAAATATCTTCATTCATTTTTACTAATCTTTTTTCTGTTTCAGATTTTTATCTCAGCACAGCAATCAGATTCTGTTAAAACAACTTTATCGGAAATTGTTGTAACAGCTAATAAAACAGAAACCCCGTATTACGCTCTTGGCAGTTCTGTTTCAATTATTACTTCAGAAGAAATATCACGCCAAAATTTGCGAACTGTCGTTGATGTTCTTCGGGAAATGCCGGGACTTACCGTTACACAGCAAGGTGGACCGGGAAAACTTGCATACGTTTACATAAGAGGATCAAATTCAAATCATACGCTGGTAATTATTGACGGCGTTAAAATGAATGATGCTTCTTCTCCAAATAATGCATTTGATTTTTCTACGCTTAATACCAATGATGTTGAAAGAATTGAAATTGTTAGAGGTCCTCAAAGTACATTGTATGGTTCAGAGGCTATAGCAGGTGTAATAAACATAATTACAAAACGAGGAACTGATAAACCACAATTTAATTTTTCTGAAGAAGGCGGCTCCAACAATTATTACAGAGGAAATCTTTCCGCACAAGGGAAATATGGAATTCTTAGTTATGCAGTTACAGCAACCCGAAATGGAAGTGATGGTGTTTCTGCAAGCGATGCCCGTTTTGGTAATACAGAAAAAGATGGATACACGAACAATTCAATCTATTCACGTTTAGGTTTAGATCTATCATCAACTGCAAAGCTTGATATGATCTATAAGTTTACAAAAATGGAAACGGCGCTGGATCAAAATGAAAAATTTGGAGATGATCCTAATTTCAATTTTAATATTGAAGAACAACTTTTCAAAAGCGGATTAAATTTATCTTTCTTTGAAGGAAGATGGCAGCAGCAAATCAATGCTTCATTAGTAAAACGATTCAGCCATTCACTTGATCTTGTGGATCAAGCTCATCCTAATCTATCTTCAGACGGATTTAATAAAGCAGATCGTGTAAAATTCGATTGGCAGAACAATCTTCGTTTCATTGAAAATAATTTGGTTACGTTTGGAATTGAAACTGAAAATGAAAAAACAAATTCCAGTTATGTATCTACAAGCGATTGGGGACCGTTCGAAAGTATTTTTCCGGAACAATCCATAAGAACAACTGGCGTTTATTTACAAGATCAATTCAGTTATGAAAATTCATTATTTATCTCAGCCGGAGTTAGATTAGACAACAATCAAAAATTCGGAAGTGTAGCAACTTACAGAATTGCACCCGCTTATTATTTCAATTCAACAAACACAAAACTTAAAATGTCCTTCGGAACCGGCTTTAAAGCGCCCTCTCTCTTTTATCTTTTTGATCCGGTATTTGGTAATCCGGATTTACAGCCCGAGAAAAGTATCGGTTGGGATGCGGGTTTTGAACAATATTTTTCACAAGGAAAATTCAGCATTGCACTTACATATTTTAATTTGAAACTTGAGAACATGTTTGGATTTGATGCTAACTTTAGAACAGTAAATATTGCAAAAGCATCTTCACAAGGTTTTGAAGTTGTGGCATCGGTTTTTAATCTCAATAATTTTTCGGCAAATGCTAATTACACTTTTACAAAAACAAAAGATGAATATGAATTAAGTGCCGATTACGGAAAAGCTTTATTGCGAAGACCAAAACATCAAGCTTCTTTCAATATAAATTACAAGTTGAATGCAAATATGAATTGGAACATGCAGTTCCTTCATGTGGGCGAACGGGAAGACAAAGATTTTTCAACTTTTCCCACAGAACGGGTTGTTATACCTGATTACACTTTAGTTAATTTATCAGTATTGTATAAATTATTTAGTTACTTAGAATTAACAGGTAAGATCGAAAACCTATTTGATAAGCAGTATGAAGAAGTGTTGTATTATGGTACGCTCGGAAGAAGTTTTTATGTGGGACTGAATTTAAATTTATAA
- the secG gene encoding preprotein translocase subunit SecG yields MYTLLIMLSVIIAILLIIVVLLQSSKGGGLAGSFGGSGQFGTVFGTRRTADFFSRITWWLGGALLILAVVINLFFLPGQSTSAQKESIIQGGGRQQVPTAPALPQQRSTQPAQK; encoded by the coding sequence ATGTATACATTACTTATTATGCTTTCAGTCATTATTGCGATTTTACTAATTATTGTTGTTCTGCTTCAGTCAAGTAAAGGCGGCGGACTTGCGGGTTCATTCGGCGGTTCCGGTCAATTTGGAACAGTTTTCGGCACAAGAAGAACAGCAGATTTTTTTAGCCGTATTACATGGTGGTTAGGCGGGGCACTTTTAATTTTAGCGGTAGTAATTAACTTATTCTTTTTACCGGGTCAATCAACATCTGCTCAGAAAGAAAGTATTATTCAGGGTGGAGGCAGACAGCAAGTTCCAACTGCACCTGCATTACCGCAGCAGCGATCAACTCAGCCGGCTCAAAAATAA
- a CDS encoding LOG family protein, producing MKKQHKPPVKAYNNLDFLNSADGRTIRILSEFLEPKARFKKNKIVDTVVFFGSARIISRRDALKLLNQAKKEKSSSSKKKFEHALKLLEMSQYYEDAVELSKKLTEWSMSLPVNEKRFIICSGGGPGIMEAANKGAKLAKGHSIGLNISIPFEQFVNKYVDPELAFEFHYFFMRKFWFIYLAKVLVAFPGGFGTMDELMEVITLIQTKKVTKPLKVIIYGENYWREIINFDAMIAHGMISKSDVKIFDFCTTVDEAFEKITLHFRKHYLNNHNNGK from the coding sequence ATGAAAAAACAACATAAGCCGCCTGTAAAAGCTTACAATAATTTGGATTTCTTAAATTCGGCAGACGGCCGGACAATTAGAATTCTATCAGAATTTTTAGAACCTAAAGCACGTTTCAAAAAAAATAAAATTGTTGATACCGTAGTTTTTTTTGGTTCGGCTAGAATTATTTCCAGAAGAGATGCTTTGAAACTTTTGAATCAAGCGAAGAAAGAGAAATCATCTTCCTCAAAGAAAAAATTTGAACATGCTCTAAAACTTTTGGAAATGTCCCAGTATTATGAAGACGCTGTAGAACTCTCGAAGAAATTAACGGAATGGTCTATGTCTCTTCCTGTAAACGAAAAGAGATTTATAATTTGCAGCGGCGGCGGTCCCGGTATTATGGAGGCTGCAAACAAAGGAGCTAAACTTGCCAAAGGTCATTCTATAGGTTTGAACATCAGTATTCCATTCGAACAGTTTGTTAATAAATATGTAGATCCCGAATTGGCTTTTGAGTTCCATTATTTCTTTATGAGAAAGTTTTGGTTTATTTATCTGGCAAAAGTTCTTGTTGCATTCCCCGGCGGATTTGGAACAATGGATGAGCTTATGGAAGTTATTACTTTGATCCAGACTAAAAAAGTTACCAAGCCGCTTAAAGTAATTATATATGGTGAGAACTATTGGAGAGAGATTATAAATTTTGATGCAATGATCGCTCACGGAATGATAAGTAAATCCGATGTGAAAATTTTTGATTTCTGCACTACCGTTGATGAAGCTTTTGAAAAGATCACTTTACATTTTAGAAAACATTATCTCAACAACCACAATAATGGTAAATAA